In Sorghum bicolor cultivar BTx623 chromosome 10, Sorghum_bicolor_NCBIv3, whole genome shotgun sequence, one genomic interval encodes:
- the LOC110431072 gene encoding uncharacterized protein LOC110431072 produces the protein MAVCVVLALELALESENGNEKGRGSGEASEEGQASTLGSAGTQDARHRRLAMVGARSVHGGHVQSSCHSLRRFLEHVACSEKQKSNNVEPNTEQNEELDVVEAFKTCHTSSKHGLDEAAREAVSNMEALRAAPIAEGETGVSSMHVVSHVLSKNSSNIFLKNVGIKQVGSSKSAASNEDEIREQLAAEAKAAVQDELEDLKKRSEEAEEKLARTEREMEEMKRKTEINTKAMEENNALLKRILSLNNASLT, from the exons ATGGCGGTGTGCGTTGTGCTTGCTCTGGAGCTTGCTTTGGAGAGCGAGAATGGCAATGAGAAAGGTAGAGGGAGTGGAGAGGCGAGTGAGGAGGGTCAGGCGTCCACTCTGGGGAGTGCAGGGACTCAGGACGCGCGGCACCGAAGGTTGGCAATGGTGGGGGCGCGCTCTGTGCATGGTGGACACGTCCAGAGCAGTTGTCACTCGTTGAGGCGTTTCCTCGAGCACGTGGCGTGCAGCGAA AAGCAGAAGAGTAACAATGTAGAACCCAACACTGAACAAAATGAAGAACTTGATGTGGTGGAGGCATTCAAGACCTGCCATACTAGCTCCAAACATGGTCTCGATGAAGCAGCAAGAGAAGCAGTT TCCAACATGGAAGCTTTGAGGGCAGCACCTATTGCTGAAGGTGAGACTGGAGTATCCAGTATGCATGTTGTGTCCCATGTGCTCTCCAAGAATAGCTCGAACATTTTCCTCAAGAATGTTGGCATCAAACAAGTGGGATCCTCTAAATCAGCAGCATCAAATGAAGATGAGATTAGGGAACAACTAGCAGCTGAAGCTAAGGCTGCTGTACAAGATGAACTTGAGGATCTCAAGAAGAGAAGTGAAGAAGCTGAGGAAAAGCTTGCGAGGACAGAAAGGGAGATGGAGGAGATGAAGAGGAAAACAGAGATAAACACCAAGGCAATGGAGGAGAACAACGCGCTGCTCAAGCGTATCTTGTCCCTCAACAATGCTTCTTTGACATGA
- the LOC8080037 gene encoding uncharacterized protein LOC8080037, which yields MENGDETLASPTVAAAEKAALNDGVAEEEQVPITHPAKSYAAVAAENPAPIGGVAKEEEGDADAHTAARSYAAVAARVKIEDLRVAKLEVEAKLGEARRENKSLAEQTHGGRSRGEAR from the coding sequence ATGGAGAATGGCGATGAAACCCTCGCCTCCCCCACCGTTGCCGCCGCCGAGAAGGCCGCCCTCAACGACGGCGTCGCGGAGGAGGAGCAAGTACCCATCACCCACCCCGCAAAGTCctacgccgccgtcgccgccgagaATCCCGCTCCAATCGGTGGCGTCGcgaaggaggaagagggggaCGCCGACGCCCACACCGCTGCCAGGTCCTACGCTGCTGTCGCCGCCCGCGTCAAGATCGAGGACCTCCGCGTCGCCAAGCTCGAAGTAGAGGCGAAGCTCGGTGAGGCCCGCCGTGAGAACAAGTCCCTCGCCGAGCAAACGCACGGAGGTCGAAGTAGAGGCGAAGCTCGGTGA